From Anopheles coluzzii chromosome 3, AcolN3, whole genome shotgun sequence, the proteins below share one genomic window:
- the LOC120956032 gene encoding 39S ribosomal protein L10, mitochondrial, giving the protein MSNLIINGLLQSRNPLLTFRRFRGKINIQRPRPPHYERARVLEVIKPYYKKPEFNAPCIDAERAKEMKSKLDNPYETIIAREARNWFEHSNLVAFVHVNSIKQEDMFKAQVALHRHNVSVKVYGKSIMRKAVADTRFEAILPLFEAKTAIIFSPEVQKIKQVLSVLKKTPQLVLMGGIVEGRLLSKNEFMAYATMPDITTVRAQFAAVLDSVGGKIVGDLQCHQSQLVNLLDAYAKNNSKPSEASPADEKVDS; this is encoded by the exons ATGTCGAATTTGATAATAAATG GTCTATTACAATCGCGCAACCCGCTGCTTACGTTTCGCCGGTTCCGGGGAAAGATCAACATCCAGCGACCGCGGCCACCGCATTACGAAAGAGCTCGTGTGCTCGAGGTGATAAAACCGTACTACAAAAAGCCAGAGTTTAACGCACCATGCATTGACGCCGAACGAGCGAAGGAAATGAAAAGTAAGCTGGACAATCCGTACGAAACCATAATTGCGCGAGAGGCCCGGAACTGGTTCGAACACAGCAACCTCGTCGCATTCGTCCATGTGAACTCGATCAAGCAGGAGGATATGTTCAAGGCTCAGGTGGCGCTCCATCGGCACAACGTCTCGGTGAAGGTGTACGGTAAATCGATAATGCGAAAAGCCGTTGCAGACACCCGGTTTGAAGCGATATTGCCACTGTTCGAAGCGAAAACCGCCATCATCTTCAGCCCGGAAGTGCAAAAGATTAAACAGGTGCTGAGCGTGCTCAAGAAGACGCCCCAACTAGTACTGATGGGCGGTATTGTGGAAGGAAGGCTGCTGAGCAAAAATGAGTTCATGGCTTACGCTACCATGCCCGACATTACGACGGTTCGTGCGCAGTTTGCCGCCGTGCTGGACAGTGTCGGTGGCAAGATCGTGGGAGATCTGCAATGTCACCAAAGCCAGTTGGTAAACCTGTTGGATGCGTACGCAAAGAACAATTCAAAACCCAGTGAAGCAAGTCCAGCTGATGAAAAGGTGGACAGTTGA
- the LOC120958794 gene encoding uncharacterized protein LOC120958794, protein MVLCMYFLNNSCRFGSRCNNEHIDIGSIVKTEVDVSLKGNQWPLSCFGPFKERNCIPSFIEDLSFEEIRMMYLEAKMQNNIPAHQMQLAQMINDAKAKMQCLTTMNRDILNTLVEIYNQQESSAKPTNAPLNTFASIGSGGSNAPASGIFGSGTSSNAFGSGFGSSAAIGGSNAGTAGSIFGSGSITGQASQSAGNIFGSAASTTSNIFAKPAQQPAAGNIFGMPQQPNPVFGGPAVMGGGLFGSVQQPQQPPAQNGASLFGGVTTATNPAAGGNLFASAATSAFGQPSGAGSGFGGASMFGNNAASSTPALGGFGTMAAAQPQQSSGLFNTVPFGSSVPTTASFGSFGSSMQAAPSANAPSSQNLFLSTPAANPFGASLGGNAFGAPAQATTVPQSATMYSSMDNVTAEHLAAFKADQFQLGRIPTVPPPKELCH, encoded by the exons ATGGTTCTTTGTATGTACTTTCTGAATAACAGTTGCCGATTTGGCTCCCGATGCAACAACGAGCACATCGACATTGG GTCGATTGTAAAAACTGAAGTGGACGTGTCGCTGAAAGGCAACCAATGGCCGCTGTCGTGTTTCGGACCGTTCAAGGAGCGAAACTGCATACCAAGTTTTATAGAAGATCTCAGCTTTGAAGAGATCCGGATGATGTATCTGGAGgccaaaatgcaaaacaacatCCCAGCGCACCAGATGCAGCTGGCGCAGATGATCAATGACGCCAAAGCAAAGATGCAATGTCTCACTACAATGAACAGAGACATTCTGAACACGTTGGTGGAAATTTACAACCAGCAGGAAAGCAGCGCCAAACCGACCAACGCTCCATTGAACACGTTTGCATCGATTGGATCGGGTGGAAGTAATGCTCCGGCGTCCGGCATATTTGGCAGTGGCACTAGTAGCAATGCGTTCGGATCTGGATTCGGATCCAGCGCTGCCATCGGTGGTAGTAACGCTGGCACTGCCGGCAGTATATTCGGCAGCGGTTCCATCACCGGCCAAGCGTCACAATCAGCTGGCAACATCTTTGGCTCAGCTgcctccaccaccagcaacataTTTGCCAAACCTGCACAGCAACCTGCCGCTGGAAATATCTTCGGCATGCCACAACAACCGAACCCCGTCTTTGGTGGTCCTGCCGTGATGGGCGGAGGACTGTTTGGAAGCGTacagcaaccacaacaaccaccTGCCCAAAATGGGGCATCACTGTTTGGCGGTGTGACAACGGCCACGAATCCAGCCGCTGGCGGCAACCTCTTTGCCAGTGCCGCTACCAGTGCATTTGGGCAGCCTTCGGGTGCTGGTTCCGGATTTGGTGGAGCTAGTATGTTTGgcaacaatgcagcatcctCTACTCCCGCTCTTGGAGGGTTTGGAACGATGGCCGCAGCCCAGCCACAGCAAAGCAGTGGTCTGTTTAATACCGTGCCTTTCGGCAGCAGTGTCCCGACGACTGCGTCTTTTGGATCATTTGGTTCATCGATGCAGGCTGCACCTTCAGCAAATGCACCCTCATCACAAAATTTGTTCTTGTCCACACCAGCGGCGAATCCGTTCGGCGCTTCTTTGGGTGGGAATGCTTTCGGTGCGCCAGCACAGGCTACGACAGTCCCACAATCAGCTACTATGTACAGCAGTATGGATAACGTTACAGCGGAGCATTTGGCCGCCTTTAAGGCCGATCAGTTTCAACTCGGACGAATTCCTACTGTACCACCACCAAAAGAGCTGTGTCACTAA
- the LOC120956029 gene encoding uncharacterized protein LOC120956029 isoform X2 — protein sequence MLKDWLVRRRENPYPNREEKKLLAVETGLTYTQICNWFANWRRKLKNSGNDPIRKTWGNLIKNYNTNARGNVEQFSICSNDSIWGENGEESQDSRTSSSGEHPYTNRHKHHHHHRYHLGHQRQGQKYESNDNPGNPLPYHVYAEAGDCAGDNNNSASCRNNNLDCRPFAEYMRVPEYGRIEECSSNEGLRDSYPPTAFRIDHCYTPRNYDTVFGLPEDTRCYKVTQFDGSYDPESGTRLEPIILTATPAHYGRSFTAKDAPNGGTLYLTPSTTLSPAAGAPTITSGRSRSSKYKSSIMEKYLRDLGELEASDEPVDEPTTMMPVLMATIPFQQKHCVHAHGHGLQLQAPAAISYDTAVLRGPPSLTKWLESAAKFTPSKHNYIDWECSGKQSTTKRRLDSGGNYYAITDSGSDGGCKYAAPLYGESIQPSIGSLEHQKDELDAAEALTKLANNFRTKFSA from the exons ATGCTCAAGGACTGGCTGGTGAGGCGCCGGGAAAACCCGTACCCCAAccgggaggaaaaaaagctgCTCGCCGTTGAGACGGGCTTAACGTACACCCAGATCTGCAACTGGTTTGCGAACTGGCGCCGAAAGCTCAAGAACTCTGGCAACGATCCGATCCGCAAGACGTGGGGCAATCTGATCAAGAACTACAACACCAACGCACGAGGCAACGTGGAGCAGTTTAGCATCTGCTCGAACGATAGCATTTGGGGCGAGAACGGGGAAGAGTCGCAAGATTCGCGAACGTCCAGCTCGGGCGAACATCCTTACACCAATCGTCACaagcatcatcaccatcaccgctATCATCTTGGTCATCAGCGGCAGGGTCAAAAGTATGAGAGCAACGACAACCCTGGTAACCCGTTGCCCTACCACGTGTATGCCGAGGCAGGTGACTGTGCTGGCGATAATAACAATAGTGCCTCGTGTCGGAACAATAACCTAGACTGCAGACCATTTGCCGAGTACATGCGAGTTCCGGAGTATGGTCGTATTGAGGAATGTTCGAGCAACGAAGGCTTACGGGATAGCTATCCTCCGACCGCGTTTCGAATAGATCACTGCTATACTCCACGTAACTACGACACCGTCTTCGGGCTGCCCGAGGACACGCGATGCTACAAG GTCACACAGTTCGACGGATCTTACGATCCAGAGAGTGGAAcaaggcttgaacccatcaTTCTCACTGCCACACCTGCTCACTATGGCCGTTCGTTCACGGCGAAAGATGCTCCCAATGGGGGCACGCTCTATCTGACACCGTCCACCACCCTCtctcctgctgctggtgctccCACAATCACCAGTGGAAGATCTCGATCGAGCAAGTACAAGAGCAGCATCATGGAGAAGTACCTGCGCGATCTAGGCGAACTGGAAGCGTCCGATGAACCGGTGGATGAACCGACCACCATGATGCCGGTACTGATGGCTACCATACCGTTTCAGCAGAAACACTGTGTTCATGCCCACGGCCACGGACTGCAGCTACAGGCTCCAGCAGCGATCAGTTACGATACCGCCGTGTTACGCGGGCCGCCGTCACTAACGAAGTGGCTAGAAAGTGCCGCCAAGTTTACACCGTCCAAGCACAACTACATCGATTGGGAATGCTCTGG GAAACAATCGACAACGAAGAGGCGGTTAGACTCTGGCGGAAACTATTACGCCATTACGGACAGTGGTAGTGATGGTGGTTGCAAATATGCTGCACCACTATACGGGGAATCGATACAGCCAAGCATTGGCAGTCTTGAGCACCAGAAGGATGAGCTCGATGCGGCGGAGGCACTGACGAAGCTTGCGAACAATTTTCGAACGAAATTTTCCGCCTAA
- the LOC120956029 gene encoding uncharacterized protein LOC120956029 isoform X1 has protein sequence MDKPSRPVRNRKRSRKAWPPGDSHRPVKRLFTPEIKRMLKDWLVRRRENPYPNREEKKLLAVETGLTYTQICNWFANWRRKLKNSGNDPIRKTWGNLIKNYNTNARGNVEQFSICSNDSIWGENGEESQDSRTSSSGEHPYTNRHKHHHHHRYHLGHQRQGQKYESNDNPGNPLPYHVYAEAGDCAGDNNNSASCRNNNLDCRPFAEYMRVPEYGRIEECSSNEGLRDSYPPTAFRIDHCYTPRNYDTVFGLPEDTRCYKVTQFDGSYDPESGTRLEPIILTATPAHYGRSFTAKDAPNGGTLYLTPSTTLSPAAGAPTITSGRSRSSKYKSSIMEKYLRDLGELEASDEPVDEPTTMMPVLMATIPFQQKHCVHAHGHGLQLQAPAAISYDTAVLRGPPSLTKWLESAAKFTPSKHNYIDWECSGKQSTTKRRLDSGGNYYAITDSGSDGGCKYAAPLYGESIQPSIGSLEHQKDELDAAEALTKLANNFRTKFSA, from the exons ATGGATAAACCGTCGCGACCGGTGCGAAATCGTAAGCGTAGTAG AAAAGCATGGCCACCGGGCGATAGCCACCGTCCGGTAAAACGGCTATTTACACCGGAAATCAAGCGAATGCTCAAGGACTGGCTGGTGAGGCGCCGGGAAAACCCGTACCCCAAccgggaggaaaaaaagctgCTCGCCGTTGAGACGGGCTTAACGTACACCCAGATCTGCAACTGGTTTGCGAACTGGCGCCGAAAGCTCAAGAACTCTGGCAACGATCCGATCCGCAAGACGTGGGGCAATCTGATCAAGAACTACAACACCAACGCACGAGGCAACGTGGAGCAGTTTAGCATCTGCTCGAACGATAGCATTTGGGGCGAGAACGGGGAAGAGTCGCAAGATTCGCGAACGTCCAGCTCGGGCGAACATCCTTACACCAATCGTCACaagcatcatcaccatcaccgctATCATCTTGGTCATCAGCGGCAGGGTCAAAAGTATGAGAGCAACGACAACCCTGGTAACCCGTTGCCCTACCACGTGTATGCCGAGGCAGGTGACTGTGCTGGCGATAATAACAATAGTGCCTCGTGTCGGAACAATAACCTAGACTGCAGACCATTTGCCGAGTACATGCGAGTTCCGGAGTATGGTCGTATTGAGGAATGTTCGAGCAACGAAGGCTTACGGGATAGCTATCCTCCGACCGCGTTTCGAATAGATCACTGCTATACTCCACGTAACTACGACACCGTCTTCGGGCTGCCCGAGGACACGCGATGCTACAAG GTCACACAGTTCGACGGATCTTACGATCCAGAGAGTGGAAcaaggcttgaacccatcaTTCTCACTGCCACACCTGCTCACTATGGCCGTTCGTTCACGGCGAAAGATGCTCCCAATGGGGGCACGCTCTATCTGACACCGTCCACCACCCTCtctcctgctgctggtgctccCACAATCACCAGTGGAAGATCTCGATCGAGCAAGTACAAGAGCAGCATCATGGAGAAGTACCTGCGCGATCTAGGCGAACTGGAAGCGTCCGATGAACCGGTGGATGAACCGACCACCATGATGCCGGTACTGATGGCTACCATACCGTTTCAGCAGAAACACTGTGTTCATGCCCACGGCCACGGACTGCAGCTACAGGCTCCAGCAGCGATCAGTTACGATACCGCCGTGTTACGCGGGCCGCCGTCACTAACGAAGTGGCTAGAAAGTGCCGCCAAGTTTACACCGTCCAAGCACAACTACATCGATTGGGAATGCTCTGG GAAACAATCGACAACGAAGAGGCGGTTAGACTCTGGCGGAAACTATTACGCCATTACGGACAGTGGTAGTGATGGTGGTTGCAAATATGCTGCACCACTATACGGGGAATCGATACAGCCAAGCATTGGCAGTCTTGAGCACCAGAAGGATGAGCTCGATGCGGCGGAGGCACTGACGAAGCTTGCGAACAATTTTCGAACGAAATTTTCCGCCTAA